The segment ATAAGTTTCATAGTCAATTACTCAAATAAGATTTGTGAATCAAATGCAACGTACTGTCAGTCCCTCAAACAGCCAGCCAGGTTTGGATAACCATAAGCTTTTACTAACCGTAAAGGTGTCCCATTAGCTCTGGTTCCTTAGTGCATCTCAGCAACAGGCTCAGAAGTGCTATGTTTGATTTCTGTTCCAATCCCGCTCCCCTCCATCAGAAAACAGTTTGGAGTCTCTCTCTGGAAAAATGGGTCACCAGTGGCCTGAGATCTGCAGTGATCCTTTTTTGACTCACTCAAACCGCTTGCATTTGGAAATATGACTACTTCTGTTTATTGAAGTCGGGAGGGACACAGcatatatctttattttaaaaataagtacagCCAAGCATGTTAAAGTAGTGCTCCGTGTATTACTTTATATTAGATAAGATGCTCCCGTGTTTTTTCGCTTTCTGGTTTGGGATGGCAGGAGGctggaagggtggggagggaacaGGAGGAGCAGGATTCAGCAGTGTGGGATAGTGGGGTATTTTGAAGTCATCTGAAATGCTTCTCATTCCCAACATGGTGTTCTTAAGGAACTAACAAGATACCttctatgtaacttttttttttccagcttattttGACTACAAGGATGAGTCAGGATTTCCAAAGCCTCCATCTTACAATGTGGCCACAACACTGCCTAGCTATGATGAGGCAGAGAGAACCAAGGCTGAAGCTACAATTCCCTTGGTTCCGGGAAGGGTGAGTGTGCTCGGCTGGCTCTGTCCTTTGCGTTTCTTCTCTAGAATTTCTGGTTTGACTCCTGCCCATCAAGTGTCATgaccatgactttttttttttttaaaagcttttctgggGTGGTGATATTACACACTTCAGAGTTCTGTAGCTGAtttggttgttgggtttggtgttttttttttttttttttttttttttttttttttttttaaaattatcctcTGGGCGGCTATGATGATGTAAGACATCTCAGTAATGCCAGCATGTGCTGTCCAGATTAGTTTGGCAAGCTGACAGAGGAACTGTCCTGTAGCCCTGTGCACTgtcactgttttttaaaaagaatatttaggaTTAATTGTTCAGCTATCTAGCATATCTACATTTGATACTCCTGCTGCTTATTTAGTTGACTTTTCCAGAGGGCGGTGTAGCTGATACAAGGCTAAAATCATTgtcagaataattattttttaatttttttgtgtgtttttttcagcattctcTCTTGTTCAGCTTCTTCCTCCACCCCTGCTAGCATTAGTTGTCTGCTGCTCATTATATTTCTTCATAGAAGCCAAATTCCTTGCTGAGATGataagtttaatttttttgatgAGTAAGGGAATTCATTAAAGTGAGAACAAGAACATGCCCAATCAtgaccatcttaaaaaaaaaaaaaaaaaaaaaaaaaaaaaaaatttaaaatactgccaCTGAGGTAGTATTTCATGCCCTGTATCATCTCAGGATGAGAAGCAGGaatttttcctgtttgcatttgGAGCTATTTGAGATTTAGGattcccctctgcccccacagGGGGCTTTCCTTAAATGTAAACAAAGCGCTTTGTATCCCTCCATCATACACCGCTTTTTGCGGGCTATACAATTTGCTGGTCCTTTTTTGAAGAGCCATGTGCCTAAATGGAATTGCTGTATGGACTGGAATGACTCAAATCCACCCCCGTCTTGCCTCCCTTTGCTTTACAGGATGACGACTTTGTGACACGGGATGATTTTGACGACACCGACCAGCTGAGGATAGGAAATGACGGCATTTTCATGCTAACTTTCTTCAGTAAGTACATGATGGAACTTAACTTTTTTTCAGGCAGTGACCCAAAATATCTGGAGTTATTTTCACACTTAGGTTTATGTAGCATCAGGAAAAACCTGTGTGCAAGggttttatggtttgtttttttttttttccctttggaatatAAAGAGGGCTTgacctgctgcttttctcctgcttttagtGGCATTCCTCTTCAACTGGATTggatttttcctgtctttctgtcTGACTACTTCAGCTGCAGGACGATACGGGGCCATTTCTGGGTTTGGTCTGTCTCTTATTAAGTGGATCCTTATTGTCAGGGTAAGTTGTTTAGTGCAAAAACATGTACATGGACACTGGTATTGTTTTCCCTAGCTTGTTTTTATCTCCCTTATACTGAAGTTAGTTATAAACTTAGCTTTTTATAACAAAATAGATTTTGAGCCCCTTATTCACTGAGAACAGGGCTTTTTCATGATTCTGTCCTGTTTGTATGCTGGAATTATTATTGcaataaaagagaataaagattGCTCACCCAAGTATGGCACTCTCTGACAGAACCACAGTATTGGATCAAAATGTGTTTGTGCGTTGAGCAGTAACAGTGATCTCTGATCTTTGTAAAACATGTATCCAGGCAAAGCAAGGTCTGCCGTTAGCATAGGGATGTTTCTCTCCAGTATGATGTGCCTTAGGtgctcctctgaaaaaaaataattctctaaaACGTGGGATAACCGTGAGTGTGATTGATGAGAAGAGGGAAACAAGGACTTGAAAGTTAGGAAGCGTGAGGTTTGCTTTTCGTTTGGGGAAGAAGAGGCAGCCACTGCTTTGTCACATGGATAGGAGAAGCCCTCTGGTGCCCTCTGGTGTGATGTGCCTGCGGCACAAGCAGCAGGGGATCAGGAGGAAACACATTTTCCCGTTTTATTTCCGTATAAACTCAGTTAAAACATCcactgggctctgctccaccagATCACacggggagaggaagggggtgaCTGATCAGAACTGGTTTGTGTTATGGGAAACTGGGTGCCCCTGCTGGGCACAGAGCTCTGCCTACAGAAGCAAGTAAGGCTGACgtagtatttttaaaacttgaaggggaagaaagagaaacctttccaggaaaaaaaaaaaaagggtacgGATGTGCTGATGCtggaaggaatggaaaaaaatccagctattTATTGGAGGGACTgtgagaaaatatgaaaaaagctTTATTTGGAGCTCACGGAAAGAAGGTGTCTATGAAAATGGCACACAGACATTCCAGGCCAAATTTTGAATTTCAAGCAAACAATACCAGTTGTGCACAAGTAGAAGTAGAGAGCATTAGTGTTAGGGCTGTCACTTCATAGCTAATCTCTTTGGGCTAGGAACTGTAATTTGCAAATCCAGCATCTGTTAACTTTTTCTGTAGAAAGTTAAGATTTTTGGGGTCACCTTGTAACAGTGGTGTTAACTATTTGCTGGATTAAGTGGTGTGGCAGTGAAACAGGTGACCTTAACTGTGGATTTGATTTAAACCTTGATAACAAGCTTACCTTTCCTTAGGTTTTTAAACTTGaatagaatgaaaacaaaaaaattacactgtATTTATCACTGACATAGTGAACTTCAGTGCTCTAATAGTGTCAGTGCCTTTTATAGGCAGTAATTTTTCCCAATAGAAAATCTTGTCAGAGGGTTCCACAGgtctgggatttcttttttaactatACTTTTGTTGGATATACTATCCAGCCTTACAGTGTAATTAGCGTGGTACAGCATGCACTGCTGTAAACATGCTCTTCCCTTTCAGAAGCTGCAACTGTGGTTTATAAGCATTAAAGATGTCAGGGAAAATAGGAGTATTTGCTCAGTGGTGCCTTTCTGCTCCACTGCTTGCGGGAGTTTATGGCTGGGTATTGAGTCTGTTCCATTCCCCTTGATTAGAGTTGGTCTGACATGTGTAGAAAAACCTTAAATGCAAGTTTGTGGAGATGGTTTGTTCCCTGCAGTCTGTGCAGATGATGAAGTGTAGCACTCTGTACGCAATTGGTAAGAATAGATTTGGGTTCAGAAATCGACATGTATGCTCTAACTTGttgtttgtgtgggtttgttctttttttcagttctccaCCTATTTTCCGGGTTACTTTGATGGCCAGTACTGGCTTTGGTGGGTCTTCCTTGTACTAGGTGAGTGTTTGTTCTGGGGGGAAGAGGGAATGCATGCTTCAAACTCTGTGAAGTGCAGTGAGGGCTTTTGAGAGCATAGCTTTACTGGCTACTGAAATATGTGTGCGTAGATGTAAGATTGAAATGTCACCCTCAGAGTACTCATCCTCTTATTGAATGAAAGCCTGCTATGTTTTAAAGGTACACGTAAACACTGTCCCTTTGTTGTCATTTCTTGGTGGCAGCATCCTATTTATCATCCAGAAGGAGTAAGGAAGAGAACAAAGCTTGTTTTCATAGTAACTGATGTTGTATCTATTCTTAAATAGAAGAGTGGGTTGAGGttgttcattttgggtttttttttcttttttctcctcctttggaaGTAACTGGATCTTATTTGGAGGCAAATGTTTTGTGACTGGCTAAGGAAAGTTTGTTTTTGAAATTGAAAGGTTAGGTGTTATTGGTACCAGAAAAATGCTTGTCTTTAATCAGCTGTTGTGCATCCCAGTGACTTAGTTCCCTCTGTACTAGGAATGGTGTGTTGAACTGCTGGTTTTCTAATTGAAGAAGCAAAATCTGTGTTAACTGGACAAACGTGTTTCTTTCATCTAggttttctgctgtttctcagaGGATTTATTAATTATGCAAAGGTTAGGAAGATGCCAGATACGTTTTCCACTCTGCCCAGAACCAGAGTTCTCTTTATTTACTAAAGGTAAACTTTCTGCTTTCCtgaatttgttctgttttgttttaactcCAATTTAGTGACTCGTTTAGGCTAGACTTTTCTTTGATTGGCTATTTTTAGAACACAAGGCAGGAGAAAACAGTTGTTTCTTGGCATCCCGTGTGCAGCTCCTGTTTCTACAGAGTCCAGACTGACCTGGTGGGAAGCAGAGGAATACTTGACATTTCTTCCTGAGCTTTTGCTTTGAGGAACTGAATATTCATTAGATTGTGTTACTTGAACTGTAGGAACAAAATCTTTGCCCCTTGGTATTGCGCTGTATTTGGCAGGTGCCTCTTTCAGAATAAATAGCATACGTGGTATGTCCTAAACATGAGTAAAGGTCACAAAATGTTCTTAGAAGATTGTACCAGTGTCTCTGGCTTATGTCCCAGAAAGAACAATTTGTCTGAATTTTGCTTGCTGTTTAAAGTTTTTGCCAAGTTCCTGAAGAAATTAAACTCTTGCACACCTTTGCTCTTTGAAAACCCCTGCCACGTACCTGAACTACTGTCCTGCCTGAGCATCCTTCAAAAACATTAATGCCGAAAAGCCTTTTGCTTTAAGGCCGAACCTTAACGTTTCTGCTGCCTTAATGGGACTTTAAAGGAGGAGGCTTAAGTAGCTGAACCCTTCTAGCATAATTTCCTGCTTACAGCAGATAATGGCCTTGCATTAACTGTCCCTCCCTGAGGGGAAGGAAATCCTGTAATAGGTTGCTTCCCAGATGGCAAGTGCAACACGATGCTCCCTTTAGAAATATCATAATAACACTAGATTTCCCCAAGATGGGATTGAGGCAATTGCAGCTG is part of the Rissa tridactyla isolate bRisTri1 chromosome 11, bRisTri1.patW.cur.20221130, whole genome shotgun sequence genome and harbors:
- the NDFIP1 gene encoding NEDD4 family-interacting protein 1, with translation MAAAAAEPSSGRYQQLQNEEEPGETAAVVNDAPPPYSSISAENTAYFDYKDESGFPKPPSYNVATTLPSYDEAERTKAEATIPLVPGRDDDFVTRDDFDDTDQLRIGNDGIFMLTFFMAFLFNWIGFFLSFCLTTSAAGRYGAISGFGLSLIKWILIVRFSTYFPGYFDGQYWLWWVFLVLGFLLFLRGFINYAKVRKMPDTFSTLPRTRVLFIY